Proteins encoded by one window of Candidatus Zymogenus saltonus:
- a CDS encoding fumarate hydratase — MRSLSYDTVVGAVRELVVSANRNLPEDVIRAVKKAREIEESPRGVEVLDEIIENARIAKERGLPLCQDTGTAVFFVERGEEVTVTGPGLERAIFEGVRLGYTEGNLRKSTAHPLTRENVGDNTPPTIHITIVHGDKLKLSFLAKGGGAENMSRLFMLSPSEGEEGLIGSVVETVEKGGAKACPPLIVGVGLGGTFDTAPILAKGALLREVGSANMDKKIAEMEGKILKEINKLGIGPMGYGGRVTALAVHIELRPCHIASLPVAVNLQCHSARHGEVEL; from the coding sequence GTGAGGAGCCTGTCATACGATACGGTCGTTGGCGCGGTAAGAGAGCTCGTCGTCTCGGCGAACAGAAACCTCCCCGAAGACGTGATAAGGGCGGTCAAAAAGGCGCGGGAGATCGAGGAGTCGCCGAGGGGGGTTGAGGTCTTAGATGAGATCATCGAAAACGCGAGGATCGCAAAGGAGAGGGGGCTTCCCCTCTGTCAGGATACGGGAACGGCGGTTTTTTTCGTCGAGAGGGGGGAGGAGGTAACGGTTACCGGCCCCGGCCTCGAAAGGGCGATCTTTGAGGGGGTGAGGCTCGGCTACACCGAGGGAAATCTCAGAAAATCCACCGCCCACCCCTTGACGAGGGAGAACGTGGGGGACAACACTCCCCCAACGATCCACATAACGATAGTACATGGGGATAAACTGAAGCTCTCCTTTCTCGCCAAGGGGGGCGGGGCGGAAAACATGAGCAGGCTCTTTATGCTGTCGCCATCCGAGGGGGAGGAGGGCCTTATCGGGAGTGTTGTTGAGACGGTGGAGAAGGGAGGCGCGAAGGCCTGCCCGCCACTGATCGTGGGGGTGGGGCTCGGGGGCACGTTCGATACGGCGCCGATCTTGGCCAAGGGAGCTCTTTTGAGGGAGGTCGGCTCGGCCAACATGGATAAAAAGATCGCCGAGATGGAGGGGAAGATCCTAAAGGAGATTAACAAGCTGGGCATAGGCCCCATGGGCTACGGCGGTAGGGTCACGGCGCTCGCCGTCCATATCGAACTCCGCCCATGCCACATCGCGAGCCTGCCGGTGGCGGTGAACCTCCAGTGCCACTCCGCCCGCCACGGTGAGGTGGAGCTGTAA
- a CDS encoding CoA-binding protein produces the protein MTGKIDNKKAPFWDAVFNPKSVCIIGKTERFKGAGMFITALKNFGYKGKISVVSTDGGGGHEFDCFDSITDLPDGIEYAVIAVPAVEVPEAVRMLGAKGLKVAHVFSAGFGDLESEEGRALQEDLKAAGVESGVRIIGPNCLGVFSPETGLAYPPGIFSKEVGNFGFISQSGGTAQSLAWSGDIYGFFHNKAVSLGNSVDLTVEDFLEYMAHDPKIEIIAMYIEGIKDGERFLRLLGSAAKKKPVLILKAGVTKAGVTATASHTGILAGDAAVWNAAVRQAGAISVLTFDEIVETISAFTKMRGTPKRRIAIVNRGGGEGIIAADTLPKIGLEVPPYTKKTQETLAGLIPSAGTGIKNPLDFAAVGGFPGVFEQVLTAIDNDENTDTIIYQHHIEFAHLFSRKEYNEYLLDALVKFHEKSKKTMLVVLPLYYSFDVWIDSMRFLTSNGVSTHPTIFGAGRAALHIAEYGEFRNK, from the coding sequence ATGACAGGAAAAATTGACAACAAAAAGGCGCCGTTCTGGGATGCGGTCTTTAACCCGAAGTCGGTCTGCATTATAGGAAAGACGGAGAGATTCAAGGGGGCGGGGATGTTTATCACCGCCCTGAAAAACTTCGGCTACAAGGGCAAGATCTCCGTCGTCTCTACGGACGGCGGAGGGGGGCACGAATTTGACTGTTTCGATTCCATCACCGACCTCCCGGACGGGATAGAATACGCCGTCATCGCGGTCCCCGCGGTCGAAGTGCCGGAGGCCGTAAGGATGCTCGGGGCGAAGGGGCTAAAGGTCGCCCACGTCTTCTCGGCCGGCTTCGGGGATCTGGAGTCGGAAGAGGGGAGGGCGCTTCAGGAGGACCTTAAGGCCGCCGGGGTCGAGAGCGGCGTCAGGATCATCGGCCCCAACTGCCTGGGCGTCTTCTCGCCGGAGACGGGCCTGGCCTATCCCCCTGGGATATTTTCAAAGGAGGTGGGAAACTTCGGCTTCATCTCCCAGAGCGGCGGGACGGCCCAGTCCCTGGCCTGGAGCGGGGATATCTACGGATTTTTTCACAACAAGGCGGTCAGCCTTGGCAACTCGGTGGATCTCACGGTCGAGGACTTTCTGGAATACATGGCTCACGACCCGAAGATCGAGATAATCGCCATGTACATCGAGGGGATCAAGGATGGGGAGAGATTTTTAAGGCTCCTTGGCTCGGCGGCGAAGAAAAAGCCGGTGCTGATCTTGAAGGCGGGGGTGACAAAGGCCGGGGTCACGGCCACGGCGTCCCACACCGGCATCCTTGCCGGAGACGCCGCCGTCTGGAACGCGGCCGTCCGCCAGGCTGGGGCTATCTCCGTCCTGACTTTCGACGAGATTGTCGAGACGATCTCCGCCTTCACGAAGATGCGGGGAACTCCCAAGAGGAGGATCGCCATAGTGAACAGGGGCGGCGGAGAGGGAATAATCGCGGCGGACACACTCCCGAAGATCGGCCTTGAGGTCCCGCCGTACACGAAAAAAACCCAGGAAACGCTGGCAGGTCTGATCCCCAGCGCCGGTACGGGGATAAAAAACCCCCTCGACTTCGCCGCCGTCGGGGGCTTCCCGGGGGTCTTCGAGCAGGTCCTCACGGCCATCGACAACGACGAGAACACAGACACGATAATCTACCAGCACCACATAGAGTTCGCCCACCTCTTTTCGAGGAAGGAGTACAACGAGTACCTCCTCGACGCCCTGGTCAAGTTTCACGAGAAATCTAAGAAGACGATGCTGGTGGTGCTCCCCCTCTACTACTCCTTTGACGTGTGGATAGACTCAATGAGATTTTTGACGTCAAACGGGGTGTCGACCCACCCGACTATATTCGGGGCGGGGAGGGCGGCGCTTCACATCGCCGAGTATGGCGAGTTTAGAAATAAATAG